In the genome of Natronomonas salina, the window TCGCTATATTTTGTTCTCCTAGCTTTAATGGTTGTGACAAACCAGCTCTTCTATATCTCTCGGTTCACCTTGATAGGATTACACTTGGAGAGAAAATCTGAACCACTCCAGGTACTTAAACAGGCTCTTTTTGGTACTATCGGTATTTCTCTGGCATACGCAGGATTCAACGTAGCCGGTGTACTTCTCGGAACTGCGATTGCATCCCTTATCTGTGCGCTTGCAGCAGCTTGGATATTACATAAGTATATCAATCTGAAAGTTGTGTTTCACTCAGCCCCCAACCATTTTCCTAAATCCGACCTTCTCCGTTTCAACCTCTATAATACCATCTTTATCTTACTGACAATTTCTCTCTACAATATTGATTTGCTCCTTCTTCAGCCGATATCCGGCAGCCATCAAACGGGGCTCTACAAATCTGCTCTTATTATCTCCCAGTTCATCTGGATGGTCCCTCAAGCGGTTCAGATTGTTTTCATTCACTCTTCTTCTGAGATGTGGTCGAAGGAAGAGTTTGACGAGATCACGGATATGGTGAGTCAAGCTACGCGATACACGCTTCTCTTCACGTTGCTAATAATCATCGGGATTGCAGCTCTAGCATCTGACTTCATCTACTACTACTTTGGTAGTGAATTTGTTGATGCAGTCACCCCACTCTTACTCCTGCTACCAGGCGTCCTGGGTTTTGCTATTGCTCGACCCATCTACGCAGTTGGACAAGGAAAAGGTGAACTCCGAGTGCTTATACTGGCTACAGGTACTGCGGCGATAATAAACCTTGTACTGAATCTCTTGTTAATTCCTCGCTATGGGATGAATGGAGCGGCTGTTGCGACGAGTATTGGATACGGCTCAATGCTCGTCTTCCATGGCTTTGCAGCGAGGATAATAGGATACAATCCTTTTGCAGATCTTCGTTCTCTGAAGATTTTCTTCACTGCATTAGTGACTGCCATCGTTGTGTTTGGACTCTCAGCTACAATCCAAAATAGTATATTATCACTCTTAATCGTCCCAATAATTGGGTTCTTTATTTATACAATTATTGCGGTTAGAGTTGGAGCAATCGACACAATTGAGCTTCTTCAAGTAACCGATCAACTTCCCGATCCAATAGCACGCTACTCTACAAAATTAATTCAGAAAATTGAACCGAAGTGACGGTCCATAGGAAATACTTGAGAGAACGTAAAATTCAGTTTGCTCGTCTGATTGTATATGGACTGTTCAGGGGCGCGGTGGGAAATCACTCCGTTGGGAAACTCTCCTCGTTGACGACGTGTATCCACACCCTGCCCGACATATCATAACAATGACACAAAACTGAACACTCGTAGGGGATATCTTCGACATGAGAGATACCGACATTCACATCAATCACCTCCTTACTCCCCCTTGATCCAGCCCAAAGCTGGACCGGTAGAGACCTCTCAAATCGGTGATGCCATCTCAAGTGTACTTAGGAGGCTAATTACCGTACTTGGAGTAATGGTTGGGTTTGCTATTGTTATCCGTACGGCCTCCGCGACTATCGAAACTGGCGACCCGACGTACTCCGTTTCAATCTGGATAATCGTTACACCAATCTCATCTTCATCGATTAGTAGATACGACTACTTCCACGACTACAATGCCATTGGTGGGCAGCGGACGGTGGAGGTCGACGACACGTGGGCAAATTCCAGTTCAGTTCTTGATTAGAAGGACTCCTGCGACTGTGCTAAGGTGTGAATCTCTAAACCCCCTTCCTTGCTAATGCCCACTTCATGTAAAAAATCTTTGGCTAATGGCCATTGGACCTCGTTTGCGAGATCCCACATATGGCACCACAGATGAACGTGTTCAGCATATACGGCAACAGCCAAAGCAGTCGATAAATATCTTCTATGAATCTCCTTCCTGATCACTGTAGGATTACTTGTTTACTGGGATGGAATTCGTTTTGACCGGCTTCGAGGAGAATCGAGGTAAGCGATGGACCAGTGGAACAATACGCGAGCAAGACCCCATCTTCCCACTCGGGTTCTGCAATCGCAGGTTTTCAAGTCAGGTTCCATATGAAGCGTTCTACAAGACGACCATCTTCTGGATAATTATCGATCGCCACTCGATCCCTTTGAGGGACCGTTAGAACAGATATCTCGTTTTCCCGAAGCACACCAAGAGGGGTTGATCTGTGCTGAGGGGCGACGAGTGACGTCGGGACTTGATAACCATTCTATTCCTGAAGTTGCCTCGACTTTTTAGTTCCCAATCTATGACTTCACCCGACATCTTCTACATTGGAATGTGAAAACTGGTATGCGCAGATTTTGTGATTAGCATTCTGTTCTGCAACCATTTCCACTAAATCTGGAGCATAATATGGTCGATGAGTCAATCCCTTTCGGCGATGGCGTTGAAGCGGTCGGTCTCGACACACTCGCCCGTGCAGGGGTTATCGTAGCCGACCGTCGTCTCGGTCGTCCGCGATAGGTCACGGACCGCCTCTGCGAAAGTCATCACCGTCTCGACTTTCTAGCGAGTTCGACACCACTCGGGGAGTCACTGGTTCATCTTGCTTCAACGCCTGTGAACACTGTCATCGTTCAAAGCCTTCAATCGAGTCCTGGGGGACAGCGTCCAGATTCAGGCTGAAGCTCGACTAGAGGATACAATTATTGAAAACTCGATCATCTCCCTAAGGGAGCTATTACAGGCTGTGAGGTTCGCCGTTCCATTATCGACGAGGACACAGAAGTTGAGTTATTGAATCTGTCAGAGGCTATCATCGGGGCGCACACCCGACTGAACGGCAAAAATCACTAGGCCTTACCAACATTTTCAATCATTCCGATTCCAGGAAGGCTCCCAAACGCTCTTTTCTGATTTCTAGAGAACGAAGAGTAGCACGCTCTTTTGGTTCAGAAATCCTTGAGTATCCTAAAATCTGCAGATGCAACACTCCGTCTGGTTCAAAAAAAAGAGAGGTTCCAAATGTATATGAGTCTGTCACCTCTGAGGATAATTGATGTTCGAACAGCGGGAGATACTTATTACTGGGGGCGCAGGTTTCATCGGTAGTCATCTTGCAACAGCTTTTAAAGAGGATAATCGCGTCACCATTCTCGACAATTCAATCACACCGAATCAGTTTATACCAGACGATGTAGAAGTAATCGAGTCTGACGTCCGTGACGCTGAAACTGTTGATGCAGCTGTCGAAGCTACCGACGTGGTTTTTCACCAAGCAGCGCTCGTGAGCGTCTCTGGATCCATTCAAAACCCAAAACAAAGTCACAGTATCAATGCTACTGGGACACTCAATATACTAGAGGCAGCTCGGAAGTATGACTCACGGGTCGTGGTCGCCTCTAGCGCGGCCGTCTATGGTCAGCCTGACGTGACACCGATTCCGGAGAGCCATCCACTCGAACCGGCATCACCCTACGGCCTCAATAAGCTGACCTCTGACCATTACGCTCGACTCTACAACGATTTATACGGACTCGAAACAGTCGCGCTTCGATATTTCAACGTCTATGGAACCGGTCAGAAGGGTGGCGACTATACAGGTGTAATCGAGGTCTTCCTTGAACAAGCTCAAGACGGTGGACCAATCACAGTACACGGAGATGGACAACAGACTCGTGATTTCGTCCACGTGCACGACGTAGTAGACGCAAATAGGCTAGCCGCCGAGACTGACGCGGTGGGAAAAGCATTCAATATCGGTACTGGAAGTGCCATCACCATCCGTGATCTTGCCGAGCTGATCAAGAACACAGGGGATAGCAGCGCCGAGATCGTTCACAAGGATCCACGTGAAGGTGATATCAGGCATAGCTGTGCTGATATCTCGCTCGCTCGCAAACAACTGGGCTATAGTCCAGAAAGATCCATCGAGGAGGAGTTAGGTACGTTTCTATAGAAACGCTCTCAATTGCTACCCGAGAAGTCACCACTGATGGACGCTTCTCCATTCCTCGTACTACGATGTCGATAGCAGACGGTTACAGTTCGCACAATAGTGGAGGTCCCGGTTAGCGATAGTCGTCTCGATACTCAGCCCAGTGTCGCTACTGATTGTCCGGCAGTTCGCACAGGTATCTTCGTCTCGCCGTTCTCGCCGTCGCTGCTTCGCATCCTCGAGGTGGGCCATCATCGCCTCGACAGCGTCTGATTCGTCGGATATCGATAATTGCGCTTGCGAAGACGACCGTTCAACAGTCGTCGCTAAATCCCGTGAGTCCTCTCGTTCAACGCGTCGTACCCACGAGTCGATAGCGCGGATATCGACCTCGATCTCGACCGGATTGTCGTCCGCAACGACCTCCATCACCTCGCCCCTCACGATACAGACGTCTCCGGGAAGTAGCTTCGACCCATCTGATGAACTGAACGACTTGATTCGGACCCCATCAGCGAAATTCATGACGAATACCGCTTCACTGTTCCCCACCCCCTCAATCAGCATCTCGCCGACCATCCCTGGTTCCGTCACCCATCCTCACGCTCGCATAAGGCCACGTTTCTCGTACTCTAAATAAACCTTCGTTCGGTAACGTCGGAGGACACAATCGGTCCTCTTGGCTCGAATTAGATTGAGTCGCTGAAAGCGTATATGAAGAACCAGTTATGCTGGAAAGACTTGAACGCACAATCCAGTCAGAAAGTCATCGAAGAACTTTCTGACGCTTTCCAGTCGTGGTTCGATTTGCGACAGAATGACCCAGAGGCGAATCCATCCGGCTACCGCAAACACGGTGACACCCGACCGCGTTCCACGGTGACGTTCAAAGCAGACGGGCTCAAACAC includes:
- a CDS encoding NAD-dependent epimerase/dehydratase family protein, whose amino-acid sequence is MFEQREILITGGAGFIGSHLATAFKEDNRVTILDNSITPNQFIPDDVEVIESDVRDAETVDAAVEATDVVFHQAALVSVSGSIQNPKQSHSINATGTLNILEAARKYDSRVVVASSAAVYGQPDVTPIPESHPLEPASPYGLNKLTSDHYARLYNDLYGLETVALRYFNVYGTGQKGGDYTGVIEVFLEQAQDGGPITVHGDGQQTRDFVHVHDVVDANRLAAETDAVGKAFNIGTGSAITIRDLAELIKNTGDSSAEIVHKDPREGDIRHSCADISLARKQLGYSPERSIEEELGTFL
- a CDS encoding polysaccharide biosynthesis C-terminal domain-containing protein → MSSRKVVGFISVLGGKFGSLLLGVFINPLIVRILGSENYGDYAFVLSLFAISTTFVHAGMSAGIRKYVAEDRSESYWEEQVFAFYSRLGVALAFLGATVLVVFGLIGPVERLFGDNFSLYFVLLALMVVTNQLFYISRFTLIGLHLERKSEPLQVLKQALFGTIGISLAYAGFNVAGVLLGTAIASLICALAAAWILHKYINLKVVFHSAPNHFPKSDLLRFNLYNTIFILLTISLYNIDLLLLQPISGSHQTGLYKSALIISQFIWMVPQAVQIVFIHSSSEMWSKEEFDEITDMVSQATRYTLLFTLLIIIGIAALASDFIYYYFGSEFVDAVTPLLLLLPGVLGFAIARPIYAVGQGKGELRVLILATGTAAIINLVLNLLLIPRYGMNGAAVATSIGYGSMLVFHGFAARIIGYNPFADLRSLKIFFTALVTAIVVFGLSATIQNSILSLLIVPIIGFFIYTIIAVRVGAIDTIELLQVTDQLPDPIARYSTKLIQKIEPK